One Fundulus heteroclitus isolate FHET01 chromosome 1, MU-UCD_Fhet_4.1, whole genome shotgun sequence genomic window carries:
- the LOC105936396 gene encoding ERBB receptor feedback inhibitor 1 produces MDGNQKNYWGQDLHRVCFGLSADMDHDLQELQQQQQMAKEFNSGISFPAFYSEAYRPASGHALRPCEGDQVVPSSQRRGRQKEAKPLPLPPPPPPDPEDLMSDEAADSEVEFFTSDRQRLLPKSCPKAITRGSDKDCGQVNSAYRGSSLGIRPAGRDSLAFSWPSREDRPLGGGGRMAADNLHYFAHEKRDNQHEMSAVMAAFGEKQSEQPQSSPRNPFSSSGPLSPPIPPEKPQIPPRIPIPPKPSALWKPGSRNDDDKPPKVPPRVPLVPPCPPRTPSPKSLPIYINGVMPVTQSFAANPNYVSKTLQRQQSERAPPAAQFSPCIVPILKDGKQASATHYILLPPGRPAHAEPRARLLSEPGRTGCVWQKR; encoded by the exons GGTGTGCTTCGGCCTGAGCGCCGACATGGACCACgacctgcaggagctgcagcagcagcagcaaatggCCAAGGAGTTTAACT CCGGCATCTCCTTCCCTGCTTTCTACTCGGAGGCTTACCGCCCGGCGTCGGGTCACGCCCTGCGGCCCTGCGAGGGAGACCAGGTGGTCCCTTCCTCCCAGAGAAGAGGCCGTCAGAAAGAGGCCAAACCGCtgccgctgccgccgccgccgccgcctgaCCCTGAGGACCTTATGTCAGACGAAGCTGCAGACAGCGAGGTTGAGTTTTTCACCAGCGACCGCCAGCGCCTCCTGCCTAAAAGCTGCCCAAAGGCCATAACCAGAGGCAGCGACAAAGACTGCGGTCAGGTTAACAGCGCTTACCGGGGGAGCTCACTGGGGATCAGGCCCGCTGGGAGAGACTCGCTGGCTTTCTCTTGGCCAAGCAGAGAGGACAGACCGCTGGGTGGAGGAGGCAGGATGGCGGCCGATAACTTGCATTACTTTGCTCACGAGAAGAGAGACAACCAGCATGAAATGTCTGCTGTCATGGCTGCCTTTGGAGAAAAACAATCAGAGCAACCCCAATCATCACCCAGAAACCCGTTTTCCTCTTCGGGGCCTCTTTCTCCCCCCATCCCCCCTGAGAAACCTCAAATCCCTCCCCGTATCCCCATCCCGCCCAAACCCTCAGCTCTCTGGAAGCCCGGCAGCCGCAACGACGACGACAAGCCCCCCAAAGTCCCCCCAAGGGTGCCCTTGGTCCCGCCCTGCCCGCCGCGCACCCCGAGCCCCAAAAGCCTCCCCATTTACATCAACGGAGTGATGCCCGTCACTCAGAGCTTCGCTGCTAATCCGAATTATGTGAGTAAGACTTTACAGAGACAGCAGAGCGAAAGGGCGCCGCCCGCCGCCCAGTTCTCGCCCTGCATCGTCCCCATTCTGAAGGACGGCAAGCAGGCCAGCGCCACGCATTACATCCTGCTGCCGCCGGGGCGGCCTGCTCACGCCGAGCCACGGGCGCGGCTCCTCAGCGAGCCCGGCAGGACCGGCTGTGTCTGGCAGAAGAGATAG